From the Salmo trutta chromosome 30, fSalTru1.1, whole genome shotgun sequence genome, one window contains:
- the uckl1b gene encoding uridine-cytidine kinase-like 1 isoform X5, with protein MECGENSSSLSNSNSGGGEGSLDRLLTSISSGLSPRKRTTSQCKSEPPLLRTSKRTIYTAGRPPWYNEHGTQSKEAFVIGLCGGSASGKTTVARKIIEALDVPWVVLLSMDSFYKVLTPEQQVTAASNDYNFDHPDAFDFGLLAHTLRKLKLGKSVKIPVYDFTTHGRQKDWKTVYGASVIIFEGIMAFADKELLQLLDMKIFVETDSDIRLVRRLQRDITERGRDIEGVIKQYNKFVKPAFEQYIEPTMRLADIVVPRGGGNMVAIDLIVQHVHSQLEERKLRWDMAALASAHQAQPLPQTLSVLESTPQVRGMHTIIRNKETSRDEFIFYSKRLMRLLIERALSFLPSESHIVQTPQGEDYEGRTFHGKRITGVSILRAGETMEPALRAVCKDVRIGKILIQTNQDTGEPELHYLRLPKDIGEDHVILMDCTVSTGAAAMMAVRVLLDHDVQEEKILLVSLLMAEMGVHSVAYAFPQVQIITTAVDKKVNDLFHIIPGIGNFGDRYFGTDAPPEWSDEEMDEPSY; from the exons CGGGGGCGGAGAGGGCTCCCTGGACAGACTCCTCACCTCCATCAGCTCTGGGCTGTCACCACGGAAACGGACTACCAGCCAGTGCAAGTCAGAACCACCCCTGCTGCGGACGTCCAAGAGGACCATCTACACAGCCGGCCGCCCACCCTGGTATAACGAACATGGAACCCAGTCCAAAGAGGCCTTCGTCATCG GTCTGTGTGGGGGCAGTGCCTCGGGGAAGACCACAGTAGCCAGGAAGATCATAGAGGCTCTGGATGTCCCCTGGGTGGTCCTGCTCTCCATGGACTCCTtctacaag GTTCTGACACCTGAGCAGCAGGTCACGGCAGCCAGTAATGACTACAACTTTGACCACCCGGATGCCTTTGACTTTGGCCTGCTGGCACACACACTGAGGAAACTCAAACTGGGCAAGAGTGTGAAGATCCCTGTGTATGACTTCACCACACACGGACGCCAGAAGGACTGG AAAACAGTGTATGGAGCCAGTGTTATCATCTTTGAGGGAATCATGGCCTTTGCAGATAAAGAACTGTTACAG CTGCTGGACATGAAGATCTTTGTGGAGACAGACTCAGACATCCGTCTGGTGCGCCGGCTGCAGAGGGACATCACAGAGCGTGGCCGGGACATCGAGGGCGTCATCAAACAGTACAATAAGTTTGTGAAGCCCGCCTTTGAGCAGTACATCGAGCCAACCATGCGACTGGCTGACATTGTGGTACCGCGCG GAGGAGGCAACATGGTGGCCATAGACTTAATCGTTCAGCACGTCCACAGCCAGCTGGAGGAG AGGAAACTGCGCTGGGATAT GGCGGCCCTTGCCTCTGCCCACCAGGCCCAGCCCCTCCCCCAGACCCTGAGTGTTCTGGAGAGTACGCCCCAGGTCAGGGGCATGCACACCATAATAAG AAACAAAGAGACAAGCAGGGATGAGTTCATCTTCTACTCGAAGAGACTGATGCGTCTGCTGATTGAACGAGCGCTTTCCTTTCTTCCCTCAGAG aGCCATATAGTTCAAACACCGCAGGGAGAGGACTATGAAGGCAGGACTTTCCACGGGAAGAGG ATCACTGGAGTGTCCATCCTGCGAGCGGGAGAGACCATGGAGCCAGCTCTCCGGGCAGTGTGTAAAGATGTCCGCATCGGTAAGATCCTCATCCAGACCAACCAGGACACAGGAGAACCAGAG ctgCACTACCTGCGTCTGCCTAAGGACATCGGTGAGGACCATGTGATTCTGATGGACTGTACCGTGTCTACTGGGGCTGCTGCCATGATGGCCGTACGAGTCCTACTG GACCATGATGTCCAGGAGGAGAAGATCCTGTTGGTGTCTCTGCTGATGGCTGAGATGGGGGTTCACTCTGTGGCCTACGCCTTCCCTCAGGTCCAAATCATCACCACCGCCGTCGACAAGAAGGTCAACGACCTCTTCCACATCATACCCGGCATAg GAAATTTCGGTGACCGGTACTTTGGCACGGACGCACCCCCAGAATGGAGCGATGAGGAGATGGATGAGCCCAGTTACTGA
- the uckl1b gene encoding uridine-cytidine kinase-like 1 isoform X2 yields MKEHTPPLLLPEAAVLSIRNMKKPSVGVRMCVHAVMLLSPDSGVSGGGEGSLDRLLTSISSGLSPRKRTTSQCKSEPPLLRTSKRTIYTAGRPPWYNEHGTQSKEAFVIGLCGGSASGKTTVARKIIEALDVPWVVLLSMDSFYKVLTPEQQVTAASNDYNFDHPDAFDFGLLAHTLRKLKLGKSVKIPVYDFTTHGRQKDWKTVYGASVIIFEGIMAFADKELLQLLDMKIFVETDSDIRLVRRLQRDITERGRDIEGVIKQYNKFVKPAFEQYIEPTMRLADIVVPRGGGNMVAIDLIVQHVHSQLEERELSVRAALASAHQAQPLPQTLSVLESTPQVRGMHTIIRNKETSRDEFIFYSKRLMRLLIERALSFLPSESHIVQTPQGEDYEGRTFHGKRITGVSILRAGETMEPALRAVCKDVRIGKILIQTNQDTGEPELHYLRLPKDIGEDHVILMDCTVSTGAAAMMAVRVLLDHDVQEEKILLVSLLMAEMGVHSVAYAFPQVQIITTAVDKKVNDLFHIIPGIGNFGDRYFGTDAPPEWSDEEMDEPSY; encoded by the exons CGGGGGCGGAGAGGGCTCCCTGGACAGACTCCTCACCTCCATCAGCTCTGGGCTGTCACCACGGAAACGGACTACCAGCCAGTGCAAGTCAGAACCACCCCTGCTGCGGACGTCCAAGAGGACCATCTACACAGCCGGCCGCCCACCCTGGTATAACGAACATGGAACCCAGTCCAAAGAGGCCTTCGTCATCG GTCTGTGTGGGGGCAGTGCCTCGGGGAAGACCACAGTAGCCAGGAAGATCATAGAGGCTCTGGATGTCCCCTGGGTGGTCCTGCTCTCCATGGACTCCTtctacaag GTTCTGACACCTGAGCAGCAGGTCACGGCAGCCAGTAATGACTACAACTTTGACCACCCGGATGCCTTTGACTTTGGCCTGCTGGCACACACACTGAGGAAACTCAAACTGGGCAAGAGTGTGAAGATCCCTGTGTATGACTTCACCACACACGGACGCCAGAAGGACTGG AAAACAGTGTATGGAGCCAGTGTTATCATCTTTGAGGGAATCATGGCCTTTGCAGATAAAGAACTGTTACAG CTGCTGGACATGAAGATCTTTGTGGAGACAGACTCAGACATCCGTCTGGTGCGCCGGCTGCAGAGGGACATCACAGAGCGTGGCCGGGACATCGAGGGCGTCATCAAACAGTACAATAAGTTTGTGAAGCCCGCCTTTGAGCAGTACATCGAGCCAACCATGCGACTGGCTGACATTGTGGTACCGCGCG GAGGAGGCAACATGGTGGCCATAGACTTAATCGTTCAGCACGTCCACAGCCAGCTGGAGGAG CGTGAGCTCAGCGTCAG GGCGGCCCTTGCCTCTGCCCACCAGGCCCAGCCCCTCCCCCAGACCCTGAGTGTTCTGGAGAGTACGCCCCAGGTCAGGGGCATGCACACCATAATAAG AAACAAAGAGACAAGCAGGGATGAGTTCATCTTCTACTCGAAGAGACTGATGCGTCTGCTGATTGAACGAGCGCTTTCCTTTCTTCCCTCAGAG aGCCATATAGTTCAAACACCGCAGGGAGAGGACTATGAAGGCAGGACTTTCCACGGGAAGAGG ATCACTGGAGTGTCCATCCTGCGAGCGGGAGAGACCATGGAGCCAGCTCTCCGGGCAGTGTGTAAAGATGTCCGCATCGGTAAGATCCTCATCCAGACCAACCAGGACACAGGAGAACCAGAG ctgCACTACCTGCGTCTGCCTAAGGACATCGGTGAGGACCATGTGATTCTGATGGACTGTACCGTGTCTACTGGGGCTGCTGCCATGATGGCCGTACGAGTCCTACTG GACCATGATGTCCAGGAGGAGAAGATCCTGTTGGTGTCTCTGCTGATGGCTGAGATGGGGGTTCACTCTGTGGCCTACGCCTTCCCTCAGGTCCAAATCATCACCACCGCCGTCGACAAGAAGGTCAACGACCTCTTCCACATCATACCCGGCATAg GAAATTTCGGTGACCGGTACTTTGGCACGGACGCACCCCCAGAATGGAGCGATGAGGAGATGGATGAGCCCAGTTACTGA
- the uckl1b gene encoding uridine-cytidine kinase-like 1 isoform X3 encodes MNTLNTGARISGCWTVTGCSGGGEGSLDRLLTSISSGLSPRKRTTSQCKSEPPLLRTSKRTIYTAGRPPWYNEHGTQSKEAFVIGLCGGSASGKTTVARKIIEALDVPWVVLLSMDSFYKVLTPEQQVTAASNDYNFDHPDAFDFGLLAHTLRKLKLGKSVKIPVYDFTTHGRQKDWKTVYGASVIIFEGIMAFADKELLQLLDMKIFVETDSDIRLVRRLQRDITERGRDIEGVIKQYNKFVKPAFEQYIEPTMRLADIVVPRGGGNMVAIDLIVQHVHSQLEERKLRWDMAALASAHQAQPLPQTLSVLESTPQVRGMHTIIRNKETSRDEFIFYSKRLMRLLIERALSFLPSESHIVQTPQGEDYEGRTFHGKRITGVSILRAGETMEPALRAVCKDVRIGKILIQTNQDTGEPELHYLRLPKDIGEDHVILMDCTVSTGAAAMMAVRVLLDHDVQEEKILLVSLLMAEMGVHSVAYAFPQVQIITTAVDKKVNDLFHIIPGIGNFGDRYFGTDAPPEWSDEEMDEPSY; translated from the exons CGGGGGCGGAGAGGGCTCCCTGGACAGACTCCTCACCTCCATCAGCTCTGGGCTGTCACCACGGAAACGGACTACCAGCCAGTGCAAGTCAGAACCACCCCTGCTGCGGACGTCCAAGAGGACCATCTACACAGCCGGCCGCCCACCCTGGTATAACGAACATGGAACCCAGTCCAAAGAGGCCTTCGTCATCG GTCTGTGTGGGGGCAGTGCCTCGGGGAAGACCACAGTAGCCAGGAAGATCATAGAGGCTCTGGATGTCCCCTGGGTGGTCCTGCTCTCCATGGACTCCTtctacaag GTTCTGACACCTGAGCAGCAGGTCACGGCAGCCAGTAATGACTACAACTTTGACCACCCGGATGCCTTTGACTTTGGCCTGCTGGCACACACACTGAGGAAACTCAAACTGGGCAAGAGTGTGAAGATCCCTGTGTATGACTTCACCACACACGGACGCCAGAAGGACTGG AAAACAGTGTATGGAGCCAGTGTTATCATCTTTGAGGGAATCATGGCCTTTGCAGATAAAGAACTGTTACAG CTGCTGGACATGAAGATCTTTGTGGAGACAGACTCAGACATCCGTCTGGTGCGCCGGCTGCAGAGGGACATCACAGAGCGTGGCCGGGACATCGAGGGCGTCATCAAACAGTACAATAAGTTTGTGAAGCCCGCCTTTGAGCAGTACATCGAGCCAACCATGCGACTGGCTGACATTGTGGTACCGCGCG GAGGAGGCAACATGGTGGCCATAGACTTAATCGTTCAGCACGTCCACAGCCAGCTGGAGGAG AGGAAACTGCGCTGGGATAT GGCGGCCCTTGCCTCTGCCCACCAGGCCCAGCCCCTCCCCCAGACCCTGAGTGTTCTGGAGAGTACGCCCCAGGTCAGGGGCATGCACACCATAATAAG AAACAAAGAGACAAGCAGGGATGAGTTCATCTTCTACTCGAAGAGACTGATGCGTCTGCTGATTGAACGAGCGCTTTCCTTTCTTCCCTCAGAG aGCCATATAGTTCAAACACCGCAGGGAGAGGACTATGAAGGCAGGACTTTCCACGGGAAGAGG ATCACTGGAGTGTCCATCCTGCGAGCGGGAGAGACCATGGAGCCAGCTCTCCGGGCAGTGTGTAAAGATGTCCGCATCGGTAAGATCCTCATCCAGACCAACCAGGACACAGGAGAACCAGAG ctgCACTACCTGCGTCTGCCTAAGGACATCGGTGAGGACCATGTGATTCTGATGGACTGTACCGTGTCTACTGGGGCTGCTGCCATGATGGCCGTACGAGTCCTACTG GACCATGATGTCCAGGAGGAGAAGATCCTGTTGGTGTCTCTGCTGATGGCTGAGATGGGGGTTCACTCTGTGGCCTACGCCTTCCCTCAGGTCCAAATCATCACCACCGCCGTCGACAAGAAGGTCAACGACCTCTTCCACATCATACCCGGCATAg GAAATTTCGGTGACCGGTACTTTGGCACGGACGCACCCCCAGAATGGAGCGATGAGGAGATGGATGAGCCCAGTTACTGA
- the uckl1b gene encoding uridine-cytidine kinase-like 1 isoform X1 gives MKEHTPPLLLPEAAVLSIRNMKKPSVGVRMCVHAVMLLSPDSGVSGGGEGSLDRLLTSISSGLSPRKRTTSQCKSEPPLLRTSKRTIYTAGRPPWYNEHGTQSKEAFVIGLCGGSASGKTTVARKIIEALDVPWVVLLSMDSFYKVLTPEQQVTAASNDYNFDHPDAFDFGLLAHTLRKLKLGKSVKIPVYDFTTHGRQKDWKTVYGASVIIFEGIMAFADKELLQLLDMKIFVETDSDIRLVRRLQRDITERGRDIEGVIKQYNKFVKPAFEQYIEPTMRLADIVVPRGGGNMVAIDLIVQHVHSQLEERKLRWDMAALASAHQAQPLPQTLSVLESTPQVRGMHTIIRNKETSRDEFIFYSKRLMRLLIERALSFLPSESHIVQTPQGEDYEGRTFHGKRITGVSILRAGETMEPALRAVCKDVRIGKILIQTNQDTGEPELHYLRLPKDIGEDHVILMDCTVSTGAAAMMAVRVLLDHDVQEEKILLVSLLMAEMGVHSVAYAFPQVQIITTAVDKKVNDLFHIIPGIGNFGDRYFGTDAPPEWSDEEMDEPSY, from the exons CGGGGGCGGAGAGGGCTCCCTGGACAGACTCCTCACCTCCATCAGCTCTGGGCTGTCACCACGGAAACGGACTACCAGCCAGTGCAAGTCAGAACCACCCCTGCTGCGGACGTCCAAGAGGACCATCTACACAGCCGGCCGCCCACCCTGGTATAACGAACATGGAACCCAGTCCAAAGAGGCCTTCGTCATCG GTCTGTGTGGGGGCAGTGCCTCGGGGAAGACCACAGTAGCCAGGAAGATCATAGAGGCTCTGGATGTCCCCTGGGTGGTCCTGCTCTCCATGGACTCCTtctacaag GTTCTGACACCTGAGCAGCAGGTCACGGCAGCCAGTAATGACTACAACTTTGACCACCCGGATGCCTTTGACTTTGGCCTGCTGGCACACACACTGAGGAAACTCAAACTGGGCAAGAGTGTGAAGATCCCTGTGTATGACTTCACCACACACGGACGCCAGAAGGACTGG AAAACAGTGTATGGAGCCAGTGTTATCATCTTTGAGGGAATCATGGCCTTTGCAGATAAAGAACTGTTACAG CTGCTGGACATGAAGATCTTTGTGGAGACAGACTCAGACATCCGTCTGGTGCGCCGGCTGCAGAGGGACATCACAGAGCGTGGCCGGGACATCGAGGGCGTCATCAAACAGTACAATAAGTTTGTGAAGCCCGCCTTTGAGCAGTACATCGAGCCAACCATGCGACTGGCTGACATTGTGGTACCGCGCG GAGGAGGCAACATGGTGGCCATAGACTTAATCGTTCAGCACGTCCACAGCCAGCTGGAGGAG AGGAAACTGCGCTGGGATAT GGCGGCCCTTGCCTCTGCCCACCAGGCCCAGCCCCTCCCCCAGACCCTGAGTGTTCTGGAGAGTACGCCCCAGGTCAGGGGCATGCACACCATAATAAG AAACAAAGAGACAAGCAGGGATGAGTTCATCTTCTACTCGAAGAGACTGATGCGTCTGCTGATTGAACGAGCGCTTTCCTTTCTTCCCTCAGAG aGCCATATAGTTCAAACACCGCAGGGAGAGGACTATGAAGGCAGGACTTTCCACGGGAAGAGG ATCACTGGAGTGTCCATCCTGCGAGCGGGAGAGACCATGGAGCCAGCTCTCCGGGCAGTGTGTAAAGATGTCCGCATCGGTAAGATCCTCATCCAGACCAACCAGGACACAGGAGAACCAGAG ctgCACTACCTGCGTCTGCCTAAGGACATCGGTGAGGACCATGTGATTCTGATGGACTGTACCGTGTCTACTGGGGCTGCTGCCATGATGGCCGTACGAGTCCTACTG GACCATGATGTCCAGGAGGAGAAGATCCTGTTGGTGTCTCTGCTGATGGCTGAGATGGGGGTTCACTCTGTGGCCTACGCCTTCCCTCAGGTCCAAATCATCACCACCGCCGTCGACAAGAAGGTCAACGACCTCTTCCACATCATACCCGGCATAg GAAATTTCGGTGACCGGTACTTTGGCACGGACGCACCCCCAGAATGGAGCGATGAGGAGATGGATGAGCCCAGTTACTGA
- the uckl1b gene encoding uridine-cytidine kinase-like 1 isoform X4 — protein MGSGFLQTSKGEVWISRLIHGGGEGSLDRLLTSISSGLSPRKRTTSQCKSEPPLLRTSKRTIYTAGRPPWYNEHGTQSKEAFVIGLCGGSASGKTTVARKIIEALDVPWVVLLSMDSFYKVLTPEQQVTAASNDYNFDHPDAFDFGLLAHTLRKLKLGKSVKIPVYDFTTHGRQKDWKTVYGASVIIFEGIMAFADKELLQLLDMKIFVETDSDIRLVRRLQRDITERGRDIEGVIKQYNKFVKPAFEQYIEPTMRLADIVVPRGGGNMVAIDLIVQHVHSQLEERKLRWDMAALASAHQAQPLPQTLSVLESTPQVRGMHTIIRNKETSRDEFIFYSKRLMRLLIERALSFLPSESHIVQTPQGEDYEGRTFHGKRITGVSILRAGETMEPALRAVCKDVRIGKILIQTNQDTGEPELHYLRLPKDIGEDHVILMDCTVSTGAAAMMAVRVLLDHDVQEEKILLVSLLMAEMGVHSVAYAFPQVQIITTAVDKKVNDLFHIIPGIGNFGDRYFGTDAPPEWSDEEMDEPSY, from the exons CGGGGGCGGAGAGGGCTCCCTGGACAGACTCCTCACCTCCATCAGCTCTGGGCTGTCACCACGGAAACGGACTACCAGCCAGTGCAAGTCAGAACCACCCCTGCTGCGGACGTCCAAGAGGACCATCTACACAGCCGGCCGCCCACCCTGGTATAACGAACATGGAACCCAGTCCAAAGAGGCCTTCGTCATCG GTCTGTGTGGGGGCAGTGCCTCGGGGAAGACCACAGTAGCCAGGAAGATCATAGAGGCTCTGGATGTCCCCTGGGTGGTCCTGCTCTCCATGGACTCCTtctacaag GTTCTGACACCTGAGCAGCAGGTCACGGCAGCCAGTAATGACTACAACTTTGACCACCCGGATGCCTTTGACTTTGGCCTGCTGGCACACACACTGAGGAAACTCAAACTGGGCAAGAGTGTGAAGATCCCTGTGTATGACTTCACCACACACGGACGCCAGAAGGACTGG AAAACAGTGTATGGAGCCAGTGTTATCATCTTTGAGGGAATCATGGCCTTTGCAGATAAAGAACTGTTACAG CTGCTGGACATGAAGATCTTTGTGGAGACAGACTCAGACATCCGTCTGGTGCGCCGGCTGCAGAGGGACATCACAGAGCGTGGCCGGGACATCGAGGGCGTCATCAAACAGTACAATAAGTTTGTGAAGCCCGCCTTTGAGCAGTACATCGAGCCAACCATGCGACTGGCTGACATTGTGGTACCGCGCG GAGGAGGCAACATGGTGGCCATAGACTTAATCGTTCAGCACGTCCACAGCCAGCTGGAGGAG AGGAAACTGCGCTGGGATAT GGCGGCCCTTGCCTCTGCCCACCAGGCCCAGCCCCTCCCCCAGACCCTGAGTGTTCTGGAGAGTACGCCCCAGGTCAGGGGCATGCACACCATAATAAG AAACAAAGAGACAAGCAGGGATGAGTTCATCTTCTACTCGAAGAGACTGATGCGTCTGCTGATTGAACGAGCGCTTTCCTTTCTTCCCTCAGAG aGCCATATAGTTCAAACACCGCAGGGAGAGGACTATGAAGGCAGGACTTTCCACGGGAAGAGG ATCACTGGAGTGTCCATCCTGCGAGCGGGAGAGACCATGGAGCCAGCTCTCCGGGCAGTGTGTAAAGATGTCCGCATCGGTAAGATCCTCATCCAGACCAACCAGGACACAGGAGAACCAGAG ctgCACTACCTGCGTCTGCCTAAGGACATCGGTGAGGACCATGTGATTCTGATGGACTGTACCGTGTCTACTGGGGCTGCTGCCATGATGGCCGTACGAGTCCTACTG GACCATGATGTCCAGGAGGAGAAGATCCTGTTGGTGTCTCTGCTGATGGCTGAGATGGGGGTTCACTCTGTGGCCTACGCCTTCCCTCAGGTCCAAATCATCACCACCGCCGTCGACAAGAAGGTCAACGACCTCTTCCACATCATACCCGGCATAg GAAATTTCGGTGACCGGTACTTTGGCACGGACGCACCCCCAGAATGGAGCGATGAGGAGATGGATGAGCCCAGTTACTGA